In Lotus japonicus ecotype B-129 chromosome 5, LjGifu_v1.2, one genomic interval encodes:
- the LOC130720005 gene encoding LEAF RUST 10 DISEASE-RESISTANCE LOCUS RECEPTOR-LIKE PROTEIN KINASE-like 2.5: MTSLFIWEFSLIFSQFLLLGSAEHEEEKCPPSFDCGYLGQISFPFTTAQYPHCGTVAIHGCHDKNPFSNKTIQVNNHTPSRQFFVTNVDHTTITVSDYDQHERLHNKDCRTFDKNFTLPPASPLASYYLKYNITMFRCNPSLRVQNLPKFFHNYTKCSHSNIYYGLPNTEKPRGGFELPTTMARCSAVQVAVKGQPDGDDPFEFLSSDMVIEVEVSHDCRKCINYQKGYCQLDTEGKFYCAQDKSRKKMLIVATDSSVVCGCFLPPTGMCQQQVSTYNQVRLSGKHQHPDCGILAIHGCDDHDPTATKIIKNNDKWFNIAKLEDTVITVRDSELILTLSLRSCGIFDYKSIFNVSTPLATSQLENSVFFFKCNDSIDLRRYHSVSTKSAICNYTHPDIDESVVVAVSDSDNTESRHLKGCSKMVQLPMSDEVGHKLEPGDLFNFVSADFAVQIQVSRDCSACRHRHGGRCRLDNTGKFYCDQGKSTKTKLIVIAVASVVGALLVLIFLAWSFRRRYLSKQNPAHQIIEMFLKNHGRLTAIRYSYAEIKKATNSFKNKLGKGGYGSVYKGKLHDGSLVAVKVLSDSKGNGEEFINEVASISVTSHVNIVTLLGFCLEGSKRALIYEYMPNGSLEKFIYESKDPTKLNLLLSCKAIYNIAIGVARGLEYLHRGCNSRILHFDIKPHNILLDEDFCPKISDFGLAKVCETKESIISLLGTRGTAGYIAPELFSRNFGGVSHKSDVYSYGMMVLEMVGGKQNINVEEAQCSSEIYFPQWIYKRLELKQDPGLRCIRNENDKEMIRKVIIVSLWCIQTDPSHRPAMSEVVDMLESSLQSLQIPPKPYLSSPPRSPPRSSDFNTQTSQAFSTFDGIDRMQQFSELNKI, translated from the exons ATGACCTCCCTTTTCATTTGggaattttcattaattttctccCAGTTTCTGCTTCTTGGTTCAGCTgaacatgaagaagaaaagtgTCCACCCTCTTTTGATTGTGGATATCTTGGCCAGATCAGCTTCCCTTTCACAACAGCACAATACCCACACTGTGGCACAGTGGCCATACATGGCTGTCATGATAAGAATCCATTCTCTAACAAAACCATCCAAGTAAACAACCATACACCATCAAGACAGTTTTTCGTTACAAACGTGGATCATACTACTATAACAGTCTCAGATTATGATCAACATGAGCGTTTGCATAACAAAGATTGCAGAACATTTGACAAAAATTTCACTCTTCCTCCTGCCTCTCCTTTAGCTTCTTATTATCTCAAATATAATATAACTATGTTCAGATGCAACCCTTCCCTTAGAGTACAAAACCTTCCAAAATTCTTTCATAACTATACAAAATGTTCTCATAGCAACATCTACTACGGCCTTCCAAATACTGAGAAACCTCGCGGCGGTTTCGAGTTGCCAACTACTATGGCACGGTGTTCAGCTGTTCAGGTTGCAGTAAAAGGCCAGCCTGATGGTGATGACCCGTTTGAATTCTTATCTTctgatatggtcattgaagtaGAAGTATCTCATGATTGTCGCAAGTGTATTAATTACCAAAAGGGCTATTGTCAACTTGACACTGAAGGAAAATTTTATTGTGCTCAAG ATAAAAGCAGAAAGAAGATGCTGATAGTGGCAACAG ACAGTAGTGTTGTTTGTGGGTGTTTTCTTCCTCCAACTGGTATGTGCCAGCAGCAAGTGTCCACCTACAATCAAGTGCGGTTATCTGGGAAACATCAACACCCTGACTGCGGCATCTTGGCGATTCATGGCTGCGACGACCATGACCCAACCGCCACAAAAATCATCAAGAACAACGATAAATGGTTTAATATTGCCAAGCTTGAAGACACAGTAATCACTGTTAGAGACAGTGAGCTCATCCTAACCTTGTCACTAAGAAGTTGCGGAATTTTCGACTACAAATCTATATTCAATGTTAGCACGCCTCTAGCTACTTCTCAGCTCGAAAATTCTGTGTTCTTCTTCAAATGCAACGACTCCATCGATCTCCGCCGCTACCACTCTGTTTCTACTAAAAGCGCCATATGTAACTACACTCATCCAGACATCGATGAGAGTGTTGTGGTGGCTGTCTCCGACTCCGATAACACTGAATCCAGACATCTTAAAGGATGTTCAAAGATGGTTCAGCTTCCAATGAGTGATGAGGTGGGTCACAAGCTTGAACCTGGTGACCTTTTTAACTTCGTTTCTGCGGATTTTGCTGTCCAAATTCAAGTGTCTCGGGATTGTTCTGCCTGCCGCCATCGTCATGGAGGCCGCTGCCGGCTTGACAACACCGGCAAATTTTACTGTGACCAAG GGAAATCTACAAAGACCAAACTTATAGTGATAGCAG TTGCATCTGTTGTTGGGGCACTATTAGTATTGATATTCCTCGCTTGGTCCTTTAGAAGACGTTATCTCAGCAAGCAGAACCCCGCTCACCAAATAATTGAGATGTTTTTGAAAAACCATGGTCGCCTTACCGCCATAAGATACAGTTATGCAGAGATAAAGAAAGCGACCAATTCCTTCAAAAACAAATTGGGTAAAGGAGGGTATGGGAGCGTTTACAAAGGGAAGTTACATGATGGAAGTCTTGTGGCAGTTAAAGTATTAAGTGATTCCAAAGGTAATGGTGAAGAATTTATCAATGAAGTTGCTAGCATCAGTGTCACTTCTCATGTTAACATTGTGACTTTATTGGGGTTCTGTCTGGAAGGTTCTAAAAGAGCTTTGATATATGAGTACATGCCTAATGGATCACTTGAGAAGTTCATATATGAAAGCAAAGATCCAACCAAGCTCAATCTTCTATTGAGTTGCAAAGCCATCTACAATATTGCAATTGGTGTTGCACGAGGACTAGAGTACTTGCATCGAGGTTGCAATAGTAGAATCTTGCACTTTGATATAAAACCTCACAATATATTGCTAGATGAGGATTTTTGTCCCAAGATTTCCGATTTTGGCCTAGCAAAAGTATGTGAAACAAAAGAAAGTATTATATCCTTATTGGGTACCAGGGGAACTGCAGGGTACATTGCTCCTGAGTTGTTCTCTAGAAATTTCGGCGGAGTCTCCCATAAATCTGATGTTTACAGCTACGGGATGATGGTTTTAGAAATGGTCGGGGGAAAACAGAATATCAATGTTGAAGAAGCTCAATGCTCAAGTGAAATATACTTTCCACAATGGATTTACAAGCGTCTTGAACTGAAACAAGACCCTGGACTAAGATGCATCagaaatgaaaatgacaaaGAAATGATTCGAAAGGTGATTATAGTAAGCTTATGGTGCATACAAACCGACCCCTCACATAGACCAGCAATGAGTGAAGTGGTGGATATGTTGGAATCGAGCTTGCAATCCTTGCAAATACCACCAAAACCTTACCTCTCTTCACCTCCCAGATCCCCACCTAGATCATCAGATTTCAACACTCAGACATCTCAGGCTTTCTCTACTTTTGATGGTATTGATAGAATGCAACAATTTTCTGAATTGAACAAAATTTAA